A region of Ammoniphilus oxalaticus DNA encodes the following proteins:
- a CDS encoding DUF2759 family protein, translated as MVMIVILALVTLLCAYGLKQTKQQGNVFGFAVSAISTLTFGFTTVLAILM; from the coding sequence ATGGTCATGATTGTGATTTTAGCGCTTGTTACTTTACTATGCGCATATGGGCTGAAGCAAACAAAGCAACAAGGGAACGTCTTCGGCTTTGCAGTGTCCGCAATCTCCACTTTAACCTTCGGATTTACAACTGTGTTAGCTATCTTAATGTAA
- a CDS encoding YigZ family protein — translation MIKKYLTVAGFGETEIEINRSRFICYAQRAESEEEARAFISTIKKKHWDATHNCSAYLVGEHDDIQKADDDGEPSGTAGKPILEVLKRNQVKDTVVVITRYFGGIKLGAGGLIRAYGRSASEALKAGMLVERVLHETYQFELDYTFLGKIENELRARQDYIIDEITYLESVVVTVLVESGQEQPLLQWITDETSGQVQITQGEPKYVEFECAANESPS, via the coding sequence TTGATCAAAAAATATTTAACCGTAGCAGGCTTTGGCGAAACGGAGATCGAGATCAATCGATCCCGCTTTATTTGCTATGCGCAACGCGCAGAGTCTGAAGAGGAAGCCCGCGCGTTTATTTCTACCATAAAAAAGAAGCATTGGGATGCAACACATAATTGTTCTGCCTATCTTGTAGGGGAACACGACGATATTCAAAAAGCGGATGACGACGGTGAGCCGAGCGGAACCGCGGGGAAACCGATCCTAGAGGTGTTGAAAAGAAATCAAGTTAAAGATACCGTTGTCGTTATTACGCGTTACTTCGGGGGTATTAAGCTTGGCGCTGGGGGACTTATCCGAGCCTACGGCAGAAGCGCATCAGAAGCATTGAAAGCAGGCATGCTTGTCGAACGGGTGTTGCATGAAACATACCAATTTGAATTGGACTACACTTTTTTGGGTAAGATTGAAAATGAATTGCGGGCTCGCCAAGATTATATTATCGATGAGATTACGTACCTGGAGTCGGTTGTTGTTACTGTGCTGGTGGAATCAGGTCAAGAACAACCGTTACTTCAGTGGATTACGGATGAGACGAGCGGTCAAGTACAGATTACACAGGGCGAACCAAAGTATGTGGAGTTTGAATGCGCTGCAAACGAATCACCGTCTTAA
- the ald gene encoding alanine dehydrogenase, whose product MIIGVPTEIKDNEDRVGLTPAGVVSFVGSGHEVRVQSNAGMGSGFTDENYRAAGATIVPDAKQAWAADMIVKVKEPLAEEYDFFREDMIIYTYLHLAPEPALTKALVDKKVTAIAYETIQLDNGALPLLTPMSEVAGRMAVQIGAQFLEKSKGGKGVLLGGVAGVAPGEVVIVGGGIVGANAAKMAIGLGANVTLLDINVDRLRQLDDQFQGRLKTLMSNSYNLAEAVKKADLLVGAVLIPGSRAPRLVSEEMVKTMQPGSVIVDVAIDQGGSIETIDRITTHSNPTYVKHGVLHYAVANIPGAVARTSTVALTNVTVPYGVQIANKGWKQAARDNRPLAKGVNIAEGQVTYRAVAEAHGLPFTQLEALLSDS is encoded by the coding sequence ATGATTATTGGCGTTCCTACAGAAATTAAAGATAATGAGGATCGAGTTGGATTGACACCTGCGGGGGTCGTCTCATTTGTTGGCAGTGGACACGAAGTGCGTGTACAATCAAACGCGGGAATGGGCAGCGGTTTTACAGATGAGAATTATCGAGCGGCGGGAGCGACGATTGTCCCTGACGCAAAACAAGCGTGGGCCGCGGATATGATTGTTAAAGTAAAAGAACCGCTTGCGGAAGAATATGATTTTTTTCGCGAAGATATGATTATTTATACATATCTTCATCTTGCTCCGGAGCCAGCATTAACGAAAGCGCTTGTGGACAAAAAGGTAACGGCGATTGCTTATGAAACAATTCAATTAGACAATGGCGCTTTGCCGTTGCTGACACCGATGAGTGAAGTGGCGGGCAGAATGGCCGTTCAAATTGGGGCTCAGTTTCTTGAGAAATCCAAAGGTGGAAAAGGTGTGCTGCTTGGAGGGGTTGCAGGAGTTGCCCCTGGGGAGGTCGTTATTGTTGGCGGCGGGATTGTTGGCGCCAATGCGGCAAAAATGGCAATCGGTCTAGGGGCGAATGTCACGCTTTTAGACATTAATGTGGATCGCTTGCGCCAGTTAGACGATCAGTTTCAAGGTCGTTTAAAGACGCTTATGTCTAACAGCTACAATTTAGCGGAAGCGGTCAAAAAAGCGGATTTACTCGTAGGCGCTGTATTAATTCCTGGATCGCGGGCGCCGCGGTTAGTAAGCGAAGAGATGGTAAAAACAATGCAACCAGGTTCTGTGATTGTTGATGTGGCGATTGACCAGGGTGGTTCAATTGAAACGATTGATCGGATTACGACGCATAGCAATCCAACCTATGTAAAGCATGGCGTTCTTCATTATGCTGTAGCGAATATTCCTGGAGCGGTTGCGCGCACATCGACAGTCGCATTGACGAACGTGACGGTTCCATATGGCGTGCAAATCGCGAACAAAGGGTGGAAGCAAGCCGCTCGAGATAATCGTCCGCTCGCTAAAGGCGTGAACATTGCTGAAGGCCAGGTTACTTACCGCGCTGTCGCGGAAGCGCATGGTTTGCCGTTTACACAACTTGAAGCGCTTTTAAGCGACTCCTAA
- a CDS encoding MFS transporter, protein MIEQGTKAYWRAVIALSLASYFVFAMIYLTQPLLPLFTDQFQISPATASLSLSIVTFSISLSLLIYGPISDAIGRKSIMNWTMFGAVAMTVVCGFATNYYWLLTFRALQGFFLAGLPAIAMAYMSEEFSPGALSLGMGMYISANSLGGMSGRLSSGVIADLWGWKASFFVIGIISLGFVFSFHKLLPPSKRFQKIPFHFREATNAMIEHVKNRTLRVAFLIGGLHFFVFLGSFNYMTFRLSADPYNLSPTFLGLLFLTYFAGSIGSTVAGRLSQRWGKMSCLKVGIILLALGLICTLHPSLIVILIGLILICFSFFFSHSLSASWVNSHVMFARASASSLYLVSYYLGGSLGSVYLGWFWNVWRWPGVVLGDLLILTITFTGCWYLRNVEKREEQTEDFMLRRSG, encoded by the coding sequence GTGATCGAACAAGGAACAAAAGCATATTGGAGAGCAGTGATCGCTTTAAGTTTGGCCTCCTACTTTGTGTTTGCGATGATCTATTTAACACAGCCATTGTTGCCTCTGTTCACCGATCAATTCCAGATCAGCCCGGCCACGGCCAGTCTCTCTTTGTCGATTGTAACATTTAGTATTAGTTTGTCTCTGTTGATCTACGGCCCAATCTCAGATGCCATTGGACGAAAATCAATTATGAATTGGACGATGTTCGGAGCAGTGGCGATGACCGTTGTATGTGGTTTCGCAACGAATTATTATTGGTTGCTCACTTTCCGGGCTCTGCAAGGATTTTTTCTGGCTGGCTTGCCAGCGATCGCGATGGCCTACATGTCAGAAGAATTTTCCCCGGGCGCGTTGTCGCTCGGAATGGGTATGTATATTAGCGCCAATAGTTTAGGCGGGATGTCGGGCCGACTCTCTAGTGGCGTGATTGCCGATCTATGGGGTTGGAAAGCCTCCTTTTTCGTAATTGGGATCATCAGCCTCGGGTTCGTCTTTAGTTTTCATAAGTTGCTGCCTCCTTCTAAGCGATTTCAAAAAATACCGTTTCACTTTCGTGAAGCGACGAACGCGATGATAGAGCATGTGAAAAATCGAACATTGCGGGTCGCTTTTTTAATTGGCGGGCTTCATTTTTTTGTTTTTTTAGGCAGTTTTAATTACATGACATTTCGGTTAAGCGCCGATCCGTACAACTTATCGCCTACATTTCTCGGATTGCTTTTTTTGACTTATTTTGCGGGTTCAATCGGATCGACGGTAGCGGGGAGGTTGTCCCAGCGTTGGGGGAAGATGAGTTGTTTAAAAGTTGGGATTATTCTGCTTGCCCTTGGTTTGATCTGTACGCTGCACCCATCGTTAATTGTCATTTTAATTGGGTTAATTTTAATCTGTTTTAGTTTCTTTTTTTCCCATTCGTTATCCGCAAGCTGGGTGAACAGTCATGTGATGTTTGCTCGAGCGAGCGCCTCGAGCTTATACCTTGTTTCTTATTATTTAGGGGGGAGTCTAGGCAGTGTTTATCTCGGCTGGTTTTGGAATGTGTGGCGTTGGCCTGGGGTCGTGCTTGGAGATTTGCTCATTTTGACAATTACGTTTACAGGTTGCTGGTATTTACGTAATGTGGAAAAGCGTGAAGAACAAACAGAGGATTTTATGTTGCGGCGATCCGGCTAA
- the pepF gene encoding oligoendopeptidase F: MTFVSVLLAFSCVFTGSPLQIEAAVKYETREEIPTQYKWRMEDLYSTPEAWKEDLAKSEQLAEKLSKMSGKLDRTADRLKDAIDLYVDLNRTFEKAYAYATLSFHTNKADSEYQQFVAQAGDVAIKISEKTSFFTPELLAIPVDKMKSLLKDPKLADYHRWIQAKIDSKDHTLPKEMEQVLARSGVLAEAPGSIFGMLTKDMTYPTIKDESGKDVTLTPSNYASFIKSENREVRRRAYDAYYRTMLQFQDTFAQVLTAEVKKNVFYSDVRKYPTSRQASLESNQIPISVYDNLINSVNKHLPELHRYIDLKKKVGRLDKLRLYDLYVPFTRGGEEYIPFEKAKQRALEGLGALGDEYNEMLKTAFNERWIDVYHTPGKRAGAYQWGAYDTHPFILLNYQGTMDDVYTLAHELGHAAHTYFSNKQQPYLNAGYPIFTAEVASTTNEALLFEEMYKQAKTKQEKIKILNQRLEDYTGTLFLQTMFAEFEQQIHEKIEKGEGLTAQTLKDLYGSLMQKYFGPSLEVDEAATLGWARIPHFYRNYYVYQYATGFAAANAFAQQMKEVGKPAVERYLNVFLAAGDSDEPIAILKAAGVDMTSAKVMKQALQGFSETLDELEKLLQEE; this comes from the coding sequence ATGACCTTTGTTAGTGTTTTACTTGCCTTTAGTTGTGTGTTTACTGGAAGCCCCTTGCAAATCGAGGCCGCTGTTAAATATGAAACGCGCGAGGAGATTCCAACCCAGTATAAATGGAGAATGGAAGATCTTTATTCGACACCGGAAGCGTGGAAGGAAGATTTAGCAAAAAGTGAACAATTAGCCGAGAAATTATCTAAGATGTCGGGAAAGTTGGACCGAACCGCGGATCGGCTTAAGGATGCGATTGATCTGTACGTAGATTTAAACCGAACATTTGAAAAGGCGTATGCGTATGCGACCCTATCCTTTCATACGAACAAGGCAGATTCTGAATATCAACAGTTCGTGGCTCAAGCGGGCGATGTAGCGATTAAGATTAGTGAAAAGACTTCTTTTTTTACACCTGAGTTACTGGCGATCCCAGTTGATAAAATGAAGTCGTTGTTGAAGGATCCGAAATTAGCCGATTATCATCGGTGGATCCAAGCGAAAATTGATAGTAAGGATCATACCTTGCCGAAGGAGATGGAGCAAGTATTGGCTAGAAGCGGCGTATTAGCAGAAGCGCCTGGCAGTATTTTTGGGATGCTGACAAAAGATATGACGTATCCCACGATTAAAGATGAGAGCGGCAAAGATGTGACGCTTACTCCTTCAAATTATGCTTCGTTTATAAAAAGTGAAAATCGCGAGGTGCGTAGGCGCGCCTATGATGCTTATTATCGAACGATGCTACAATTTCAGGACACATTTGCTCAAGTGCTCACGGCAGAAGTTAAGAAAAACGTTTTCTATTCGGATGTAAGAAAATATCCGACATCGCGTCAGGCAAGTTTGGAATCGAATCAAATTCCGATCTCAGTTTACGATAACTTAATTAACAGTGTGAACAAGCATTTACCGGAACTGCATCGCTATATTGACCTTAAAAAGAAGGTCGGTCGGCTGGACAAGCTACGCCTCTACGATTTGTATGTGCCATTTACGCGGGGAGGGGAGGAGTATATTCCGTTTGAAAAAGCAAAGCAACGCGCGTTAGAAGGATTAGGCGCGCTTGGCGATGAATACAATGAGATGTTGAAAACGGCCTTTAACGAGCGGTGGATCGATGTCTACCATACGCCTGGAAAACGGGCGGGCGCTTATCAATGGGGGGCCTATGACACGCATCCGTTTATTTTGCTCAATTACCAAGGAACAATGGATGATGTATACACGCTAGCTCATGAGCTTGGCCATGCTGCGCATACGTACTTTTCAAATAAACAGCAGCCGTACTTAAATGCCGGCTATCCGATCTTTACTGCAGAAGTGGCTTCAACGACAAACGAAGCGCTGTTATTTGAAGAGATGTACAAACAGGCAAAAACAAAGCAGGAAAAAATAAAAATCTTAAATCAACGGTTAGAGGACTATACGGGCACATTGTTTTTACAAACAATGTTTGCTGAGTTCGAACAACAAATTCATGAAAAAATTGAAAAGGGAGAGGGACTGACGGCTCAAACGCTAAAAGACTTATACGGCTCTTTGATGCAAAAGTATTTCGGACCGAGTTTGGAAGTCGATGAAGCGGCTACATTAGGCTGGGCCCGCATCCCTCACTTCTACCGAAACTATTATGTGTATCAATATGCGACGGGCTTTGCCGCGGCGAACGCATTTGCCCAGCAGATGAAAGAAGTAGGAAAGCCGGCTGTTGAGCGATATCTGAATGTTTTTTTGGCAGCGGGTGATTCAGATGAACCGATCGCTATTTTAAAGGCAGCGGGGGTCGATATGACTTCAGCAAAAGTCATGAAGCAAGCGTTGCAAGGTTTTAGTGAAACGTTAGACGAGTTAGAAAAGCTGCTACAGGAGGAGTAG
- a CDS encoding ASCH domain-containing protein, with protein MSNTLPPKTCTIERMVTHEGDVKLVIEGKKLATRRNGRYADPGEPFELAGKKFVVTDVYRQTLGEMTDQHAQAEGYENMEAYKNHILSLHEGMPFLPHMRVWVHEFKEVE; from the coding sequence ATGTCAAACACATTACCCCCTAAAACATGCACAATCGAAAGAATGGTTACGCATGAAGGCGATGTCAAACTTGTCATTGAAGGAAAAAAACTGGCCACAAGACGTAATGGTCGCTATGCAGATCCTGGTGAACCGTTTGAACTTGCGGGCAAAAAATTTGTCGTGACTGACGTGTACCGACAAACACTTGGCGAGATGACAGATCAGCATGCCCAAGCGGAAGGTTATGAAAACATGGAAGCCTACAAAAATCATATCCTTTCTCTTCATGAAGGAATGCCATTCTTACCGCACATGCGCGTTTGGGTCCACGAATTTAAAGAAGTAGAGTAA
- a CDS encoding NUDIX hydrolase, whose translation MIQQIKSMYENRAPSVMGLDTVSKAAVMVPLVKQNGELGVLFQVRGRNLRFQPGEICFPGGRMEPNDLSEESAAIRETCEELGIHADEMVMIGPLDILVTTHSIIYPFLCQLKDGAPLHPHPDEVEEVFIAPLSHLLEYEPEVYHVPIEVSPPADFPFELIPNGKYYKWRKANMAEYFYRYQDYVIWGLTARILHVFIEQIRGQHIGLE comes from the coding sequence GTGATCCAACAGATTAAGTCGATGTATGAGAATCGAGCGCCCAGTGTAATGGGTCTTGATACTGTGTCTAAAGCGGCAGTAATGGTTCCCTTAGTCAAACAGAATGGGGAACTGGGTGTATTATTTCAAGTGAGAGGGCGCAACCTCCGTTTCCAACCCGGAGAAATTTGTTTCCCAGGGGGAAGAATGGAGCCGAACGATCTTTCCGAAGAATCGGCGGCGATTCGAGAAACGTGTGAGGAATTGGGGATTCATGCTGATGAGATGGTAATGATTGGACCGCTAGATATTTTAGTGACCACGCACTCGATTATCTATCCGTTTCTTTGTCAGTTGAAGGACGGCGCTCCATTACACCCCCATCCTGATGAGGTTGAGGAAGTGTTCATTGCGCCGCTATCACACTTACTTGAGTATGAGCCCGAAGTGTACCATGTGCCGATTGAAGTAAGTCCGCCAGCAGATTTTCCATTTGAATTGATTCCAAATGGAAAGTATTATAAATGGAGAAAGGCCAACATGGCCGAGTATTTTTACCGTTATCAAGACTATGTTATCTGGGGATTAACAGCCCGTATACTCCATGTTTTTATAGAGCAAATTAGAGGACAACACATTGGATTAGAGTGA
- a CDS encoding ABC transporter substrate-binding protein: MFKKLGMVLLASSMLALGACGSNPSNGGATEGKGNGGATELKKVSIMLDWYPNAVHSILYAGIDQGYFEEKGLELDIKIPADTTDPLKMVATGDVDFAMNYQPQVVMARAENIPVVGVAPIVRHPLNWLMAPEDSDVESPKDLEGKTIGYPAIPMNEALVKTIIETDGGDSSKVNLVDVNWDLMPAITSGNADAISGGYINHEQVLLKKNGHPVRAFNPVEYGVPDYHELMLVTSEKLAEEQADLVKDFVEVMTKGFEYVQANADEALDKLLERQDASFPLEKDVEEESLSVLLPLMTSNGEAKFGSQSVESWAAVIDWMKEQELIEVDVDADACFIKL; encoded by the coding sequence ATGTTTAAGAAGTTAGGTATGGTACTCCTAGCATCCAGTATGTTGGCGCTAGGAGCATGCGGGTCAAATCCATCTAACGGTGGAGCGACAGAAGGGAAAGGTAACGGAGGAGCCACGGAATTAAAAAAGGTGTCGATCATGTTGGATTGGTATCCGAATGCGGTTCACTCGATTCTTTACGCGGGGATCGACCAAGGGTATTTTGAAGAGAAGGGGTTAGAACTTGACATTAAAATCCCAGCTGATACGACAGATCCTTTAAAAATGGTAGCAACGGGCGATGTTGACTTTGCGATGAACTATCAACCGCAAGTGGTCATGGCTCGCGCGGAAAACATCCCGGTCGTTGGCGTAGCTCCGATCGTACGTCACCCACTAAACTGGCTGATGGCGCCAGAAGATAGCGATGTGGAATCACCAAAGGATTTAGAAGGAAAAACAATCGGTTATCCAGCGATTCCGATGAACGAAGCGTTGGTGAAAACGATTATCGAAACGGATGGCGGGGATTCAAGTAAAGTAAACCTCGTTGATGTGAACTGGGATCTAATGCCAGCCATTACATCTGGCAACGCGGATGCAATTAGCGGTGGTTACATCAATCATGAACAAGTATTGTTAAAGAAAAATGGTCATCCTGTACGCGCGTTTAACCCTGTTGAATATGGTGTGCCGGATTATCACGAATTAATGTTGGTAACAAGTGAAAAATTAGCGGAAGAGCAAGCGGATCTGGTTAAGGATTTCGTAGAAGTTATGACCAAAGGGTTCGAGTATGTCCAAGCGAATGCTGATGAGGCATTAGATAAGCTGCTCGAAAGACAGGATGCGTCTTTCCCGTTAGAAAAAGATGTTGAAGAAGAAAGTCTAAGCGTACTGTTACCGCTAATGACTTCAAACGGAGAAGCCAAGTTTGGGTCGCAATCGGTGGAATCATGGGCTGCAGTAATCGATTGGATGAAAGAACAAGAACTGATCGAAGTTGACGTTGACGCCGACGCTTGTTTTATTAAGCTATAA
- a CDS encoding ABC transporter permease: MKNSRLLLIITVAFGLAWEGIVRLLNVPVFILPPPSRIFAALGKHWELLLFTHLPVTLWEVILGLFLSIVIAVGAAMLIHFSEIGERVLYPIVIASQTIPIVALSPILIMWFGYSIWGKVAVTILITFFPIVVGGVDGLRATNQEWVNLMKTMGANSRQIFFKVQIPQALPAFFSGLKVAATASVIGATIGEWLGASAGLGFFSRRASHNLQADLLFATVFLLSIAGFVLFYTIQWIEKKSIPWFYEEKK, translated from the coding sequence ATGAAAAATAGTCGACTCTTACTCATCATCACAGTTGCGTTTGGGTTAGCGTGGGAAGGGATTGTCCGACTGTTGAATGTGCCAGTGTTTATTTTACCTCCGCCAAGTCGCATTTTTGCGGCATTAGGAAAGCATTGGGAACTACTCTTGTTTACACATTTGCCTGTGACGCTGTGGGAAGTTATTCTCGGTTTGTTTTTGTCGATTGTCATTGCGGTCGGGGCGGCAATGTTGATCCATTTTTCAGAAATCGGCGAAAGAGTGCTTTATCCGATTGTGATTGCTTCGCAGACGATTCCAATTGTTGCTTTATCGCCGATCTTGATCATGTGGTTTGGTTACTCGATTTGGGGAAAAGTAGCCGTTACTATTTTGATCACCTTTTTTCCGATTGTCGTTGGAGGGGTTGATGGATTGCGGGCGACCAATCAAGAGTGGGTTAATCTGATGAAAACAATGGGAGCGAATAGTAGACAGATCTTTTTTAAAGTCCAAATACCCCAAGCGTTACCCGCTTTTTTCTCCGGGCTAAAAGTAGCTGCGACAGCGAGTGTGATCGGGGCAACAATTGGAGAATGGCTAGGCGCAAGCGCGGGTTTGGGTTTTTTTAGCAGGCGAGCCTCTCATAACTTACAGGCTGATTTGTTGTTTGCTACGGTGTTTTTACTATCCATAGCAGGTTTTGTCTTGTTTTATACAATTCAATGGATCGAGAAGAAATCGATTCCCTGGTTTTATGAAGAAAAAAAATAA
- a CDS encoding ABC transporter ATP-binding protein — MATLLKFDNISFTYDSERERTTILSQHDCEIKENEFVSLVGLSGCGKSTVVKLMAGLYQPTSGEIEFNGGANERLGHVSLMPQQDMLMPWRTITENAALPLEIQGVRIKEAEQQVHEYLPSFGLEGVAQAFPDQLSGGMRQRVSFLRAMLGGHHLLLLDEPFSALDAFTRREMQLWLTDTWQEWGRSIFLITHDIEEAIFLSDRIFIMEKGQTGPFQEIVVPFERPRPNNLHLTKEFIELRSKITELLFKKETNEK; from the coding sequence ATGGCAACGTTACTCAAGTTCGATAATATATCATTCACATACGATTCGGAACGTGAGCGAACCACGATTCTCTCCCAGCATGATTGTGAAATCAAAGAGAACGAATTTGTTAGTTTGGTTGGGTTAAGCGGTTGCGGAAAGAGCACGGTCGTCAAATTGATGGCCGGGCTCTATCAACCGACCAGCGGAGAGATTGAGTTTAACGGTGGAGCGAACGAACGCTTAGGACATGTGAGCTTGATGCCGCAACAGGATATGCTAATGCCGTGGCGAACGATTACAGAAAACGCGGCTCTGCCATTGGAAATCCAGGGTGTTCGAATCAAGGAAGCGGAGCAGCAGGTACATGAATATCTTCCTTCCTTTGGTTTGGAGGGCGTTGCTCAAGCTTTTCCCGACCAACTTTCAGGAGGTATGAGACAGCGGGTTTCCTTTTTGCGAGCGATGCTTGGCGGGCATCACTTGCTATTGTTAGATGAACCATTTAGCGCCCTTGACGCGTTTACGCGTCGAGAAATGCAGCTGTGGTTGACCGATACGTGGCAAGAATGGGGACGTTCGATCTTCTTGATTACGCATGATATTGAAGAGGCAATCTTTTTGTCGGATCGAATTTTTATCATGGAAAAAGGCCAGACAGGCCCGTTTCAAGAAATTGTTGTGCCGTTTGAACGACCGAGGCCAAATAATCTTCATCTAACGAAAGAATTTATTGAACTGCGTTCAAAAATAACCGAGTTGTTATTTAAGAAGGAAACCAATGAAAAATAG
- the tenA gene encoding thiaminase II, whose product MRFSERLHEKVKPIWEQKHAHPFVRGLGDGTLNREAFEFYMKQDYVYLVDYTKMFALGAAKARDLDTANWFSKLLHETLHFEMDLHRKYAARFGISNEELESTIRTPTNIAYTHYMLHVAYSGTIEEIAAAVLPCAWGYWEIGARLAETNPKSLEHEFYGDWVKTYSSKEFGDLAQWLIGFIDRAGEGKPERDLAVLEEIFLNTSRFEYMFWDMAYHGHDWPAEIKANGNVTQVR is encoded by the coding sequence ATGAGATTTTCAGAAAGATTACATGAGAAGGTAAAGCCGATTTGGGAACAAAAGCATGCGCATCCGTTTGTGCGAGGTCTAGGGGACGGAACGTTAAATCGTGAAGCATTCGAATTCTATATGAAGCAGGACTATGTATACTTGGTCGACTACACGAAAATGTTTGCTCTTGGAGCGGCAAAAGCGCGTGATTTAGATACAGCCAACTGGTTTAGTAAGTTGCTCCATGAGACATTGCACTTTGAGATGGATTTGCATCGTAAATATGCGGCGCGTTTTGGCATCTCAAATGAAGAGTTAGAGTCAACGATCCGCACACCAACCAACATTGCGTATACGCACTATATGTTACATGTGGCCTATAGCGGCACAATTGAAGAAATAGCTGCCGCAGTCTTACCATGCGCGTGGGGTTACTGGGAAATTGGCGCGCGCTTGGCGGAAACGAATCCAAAATCACTTGAACATGAATTTTATGGTGATTGGGTAAAAACGTATTCATCCAAGGAGTTTGGCGATCTAGCCCAATGGTTGATCGGTTTTATCGATCGGGCGGGTGAAGGAAAGCCTGAGCGTGACTTGGCTGTTCTAGAAGAAATTTTCTTGAACACATCTCGATTTGAGTATATGTTCTGGGATATGGCATACCACGGACATGACTGGCCAGCGGAGATCAAGGCTAATGGCAACGTTACTCAAGTTCGATAA
- a CDS encoding thiazole biosynthesis adenylyltransferase ThiF, protein MSDRYSRQELFQPIGKEGQRKLSQKHVLMIGAGALGTGASETLVRAGVGKLTIVDRDYVEWSNLQRQQLYTEQDATERMPKAIAAYNRLSAVNSEVEIIAKVTDVTTEEIDELVEGVDLIMDATDNFDIRLLINDAAQKYRIPWIYGAVIGSYGLTYTILPGQTPCLSCLLESVPMGGATCDTAGIISPNVQMVVAYQTVEAMKILVEDFDAVRPTLLSFDLWTNQHTTIRVDKLKKDDCPSCGKQPSFPFLSQANHTKTAVLCGRDTVQIRPPVPMQRDLEQLAQSLAVHGQIEKNPYLVSLSTGAHRLAIFQDGRVLVHGTKDVTEARTLYHRFLG, encoded by the coding sequence TTGAGCGATCGGTATTCACGGCAAGAATTATTTCAACCCATTGGTAAAGAAGGACAGCGTAAGTTATCTCAGAAGCATGTCCTTATGATCGGAGCGGGCGCGTTAGGGACAGGAGCCTCTGAAACGCTCGTTCGGGCAGGCGTCGGAAAATTGACGATTGTCGATCGGGACTATGTAGAGTGGAGCAACCTGCAACGGCAGCAGCTTTATACAGAGCAAGACGCAACTGAGCGGATGCCAAAAGCAATTGCGGCTTACAATCGATTGAGCGCAGTGAATTCGGAAGTGGAGATTATCGCTAAAGTTACCGACGTAACCACGGAAGAGATTGATGAGCTTGTCGAAGGCGTTGATTTAATCATGGATGCCACAGACAATTTTGATATACGTTTATTGATTAATGACGCGGCGCAAAAGTATCGAATTCCTTGGATTTATGGCGCTGTCATTGGAAGTTATGGTTTAACGTATACGATTCTGCCGGGACAAACACCGTGCTTGTCTTGTTTGCTAGAAAGTGTGCCGATGGGCGGAGCGACGTGCGATACTGCGGGAATCATTAGTCCGAATGTGCAAATGGTTGTCGCCTATCAAACGGTAGAAGCGATGAAAATATTAGTAGAAGACTTTGATGCGGTTCGTCCCACGTTACTGTCTTTTGATTTATGGACGAATCAACACACGACGATTCGAGTCGATAAATTAAAAAAAGATGATTGTCCATCTTGCGGAAAACAGCCAAGTTTTCCGTTTTTGAGCCAAGCAAACCATACGAAAACAGCTGTGCTGTGCGGAAGGGATACGGTTCAAATTCGTCCGCCTGTTCCGATGCAAAGGGATCTGGAGCAATTGGCCCAATCACTTGCTGTTCACGGCCAGATAGAAAAAAATCCATATCTCGTATCGTTATCAACAGGCGCGCACCGTTTAGCGATTTTTCAAGATGGCAGAGTTCTCGTGCATGGCACAAAAGATGTTACTGAGGCGCGTACGCTTTATCATCGATTTTTAGGGTAA